A region from the Neurospora crassa OR74A linkage group V, whole genome shotgun sequence genome encodes:
- a CDS encoding L-threo-3-deoxy-hexulosonate aldolase, with translation MTVSSGATNGQQAPGRPLPCGIYAPTMTFFDAETEDLDIPTIKKHAARLVKDGLAGLVTMGSNGEAIHCTREEKATVTRATREALDEAGFRDTPIIVGATEGSVRGTIELCRIAQEAGGDYVLLLPPSYFRFLMDEQAIHDYFIAVADESPLPLILYNYPGAVAGIDMDSDLLIKLAAHPNIVGTKFTCGNTGKLTRVAQATNAKTPWAEGSGYMAFGGMCDFTVQTLASGGSGIIAGGANVMPKVCVKVWNLYVEGKIDEAIALQKTLAKGDWYLTKAAIAGTKQAIQSYFGYGGYPRRPLKRLEKARVATIEEGIKEVMDIENSL, from the coding sequence ATGACTGTGTCCAGTGGTGCCACGAACGGCCAGCAGGCCCCGGGAAGACCTCTTCCATGCGGCATCTACGCCCCAACCATGACCTTCTTCGATGCTGAGACCGAAGACCTCGACATTCCCACCATCAAGAAACATGCCGCACGTTTGGTCAAGGATGGACTTGCTGGTCTGGTAACTATGGGCTCCAATGGAGAGGCTATCCACTGTACACGAGAGGAAAAGGCAACGGTAACCCGCGCCACCAGGGAAGCGTTGGATGAGGCTGGTTTCAGGGACACCCCCATTATTGTTGGCGCAACGGAGGGCAGTGTTAGAGGAACAATCGAGTTGTGCAGAATCGCCCAGGAAGCTGGCGGCGATTACGTGctactcctccctccctcatACTTCCGTTTCCTCATGGACGAGCAAGCAATTCACGACTACTTCATCGCCGTGGCTGACGAGAGCCCTCTGCCGCTCATTCTGTATAACTATCCCGGGGCTGTTGCTGGTATCGACATGGACTCAGATCTGCTGATCAAGCTCGCCGCGCATCCCAACATTGTGGGCACCAAGTTCACCTGCGGAAACACCGGCAAGCTCACACGAGTGGCCCAGGCAACTAATGCCAAGACTCCCTGGGCCGAGGGATCTGGCTACATGGCATTCGGTGGAATGTGCGACTTCACTGTCCAGACCTTGgccagcggcggcagcggtaTCATTGCCGGAGGAGCCAACGTGATGCCCAAGGTGTGCGTCAAGGTGTGGAACTTGTATGTGGAGGGCAAGATTGATGAAGCAATTGCGCTTCAGAAGACTCTTGCAAAGGGCGACTGGTACTTGACGAAGGCTGCCATTGCCGGCACCAAGCAGGCTATTCAGAGCTACTTTGGATATGGCGGGTACCCGAGGCGACCGCTCAAGAGGCTGGAAAAGGCCCGGGTGGCCACCATTGAGGAGGGAATCAAGGAGGTGATGGATATTGAGAACTCTCTATAG